A segment of the Gemmatimonadales bacterium genome:
TTCCCGCCGGCCGCGGCGTACGACGGCTTCGAGCAGGTCGAGAACGGGGTCGGGTCGGTGCGCTGGCTGGAGAGCCTGATCGCAGCCGAGGCCCACGGCCTGCCGGACATGACCGACCGGCGGGTGCTGGTGCTGACCGGCACGGCGATGGGCCCCCTGATGCCGACCGTGCTCGAGGCGCTCGCGCGCGCGACCGGCGGCCGGTTCGAGTGCGTCGCGGTGGAGAACACGTACTTCGGCCCCAGCGTGACCACCGCGGGCCTCCTGGCCGGGGCGGACCTGGGCGGGGCGCTGGCGTCCCGGCCGGGCTACGACCTGGCCCTGCTGCCGGCCGAGGCGGTGAACGAGGACGGGGTGTTCGTGGACGATCTGTCCCTGGCCTCGCTGGCGGCTGCCGCGCCGGTGCCGGTCCAGCTGTCGTATCACTTCACCGACGCACTGGGCGTCGAGGCGGCGGCGTGAGCGCGCGGGACGCGCACCGACCCGCAGCGGAGGCGTCCGTCGCGCCGCCCGCTGGATCTGGCCTCACCCCGAGGGCCACCGCGCCCACGGTGGCCCTGATCGGCCGGCCGAACGTGGGCAAGTCCACGCTCTTCAACCGGATCGTCGGCGGCCGCGCGGCCATCGTGGACGAGCGCCCCGGCTCCACCCGCGACCGCCACTTCGCCAAGGCCGAGTGGAACGGTCGCACGTTCTGGCTGGTGGACACGGGCGGCTTCCTCCCGTTGTCCGACGAGCCGATGGACGCGGCGATCCGGCGCCAGGTCGAGATGGCGGTGGCGGCCGCCGACGTGGTGCTGCTGCTGGTGGACGTGGACGTCGGGCCCGCGCCCGCGGACCAGGAGATCGCGGAGTACCTGCGGGGCCGTGGCAAGCCCGTGGTCCTGGTGGCGAACAAGGCCGATGCGCTGGCCCGCGAGACGCGCCACCTCGTCTTCTACGAGCTGGGGCTCGGCGACCCGGTCGCCGTCTCGGCGGCCACCGGCAAGGGCGTGGGCGACCTGCTTGACGTCGTCGCGGCGGCGCTGCCGACCGGGTCCGCCCAGGAGGCGGAGGACGCGATCGCCGTCGCCGTGGTGGGCCGGCCCAACGTCGGAAAGTCGAGCCTGGTGAACCGGCTCCTGGGC
Coding sequences within it:
- a CDS encoding DUF512 domain-containing protein, producing FPPAAAYDGFEQVENGVGSVRWLESLIAAEAHGLPDMTDRRVLVLTGTAMGPLMPTVLEALARATGGRFECVAVENTYFGPSVTTAGLLAGADLGGALASRPGYDLALLPAEAVNEDGVFVDDLSLASLAAAAPVPVQLSYHFTDALGVEAAA